The following coding sequences are from one Pigmentibacter sp. JX0631 window:
- a CDS encoding aminotransferase class V-fold PLP-dependent enzyme: MSLLINQFLKPNGLYFLNHSMGCLNKNQEIAKELYFHSWKNKGGNSWEEWLPYLENFHKILAEITFSKSKNFCYQINNSSALLKIIHAIPKNNKRKKIILSDLEFPSMQFIFNFLPKDFYEFILIKSKNGRIQTEQWLNEIDDKTLFLLVSHVTYGNSFKQPIVDIANKCRKFNVISILDLAQSIGVIPINLENSNFDFAIGSCLKWLCGGTGTGFIWANSSVFGKINSNAFGWFGMENIFAENIDELKKSSNSSQFMDGTPCILPLMLAIESIKLLNNIGFENIYKKNQEYISYLHSYMQEKPKIKVLSPLQHDERGGTFVFSTKNDEQFLNYLKQEKVFVDSKPNYGIRFSPHIYNTWDEIYKFKEIVENFEF; this comes from the coding sequence ATGTCTTTATTAATCAATCAGTTTCTAAAACCAAACGGTCTTTACTTCCTTAATCACTCAATGGGCTGTTTAAACAAAAATCAAGAAATTGCTAAAGAGCTTTATTTCCATTCATGGAAAAATAAAGGTGGAAATTCTTGGGAAGAATGGCTCCCTTATCTCGAAAATTTCCATAAAATTTTAGCAGAAATAACTTTTAGTAAATCAAAAAATTTTTGTTATCAAATAAACAATTCTTCAGCACTCTTAAAAATTATTCATGCAATACCAAAAAATAATAAGCGGAAAAAAATTATCTTAAGTGACTTAGAATTTCCATCAATGCAATTTATTTTTAATTTTCTCCCAAAAGATTTTTATGAATTTATATTGATTAAAAGTAAAAATGGAAGAATTCAAACCGAACAATGGTTAAATGAAATTGATGATAAAACACTATTTCTTTTAGTTTCTCATGTAACTTATGGTAACTCATTCAAACAGCCTATCGTCGATATTGCTAATAAGTGTAGAAAATTTAATGTTATATCCATATTAGATCTCGCCCAATCAATTGGGGTAATTCCAATTAATTTAGAAAATTCTAATTTCGATTTTGCCATTGGATCATGTTTAAAGTGGCTTTGTGGTGGAACTGGAACTGGATTTATCTGGGCAAACAGCAGTGTATTTGGTAAAATTAATTCAAATGCATTTGGTTGGTTTGGGATGGAAAATATTTTTGCTGAAAATATTGATGAATTAAAAAAAAGTTCAAATTCAAGTCAATTTATGGATGGTACTCCATGTATTTTACCTTTAATGCTTGCAATTGAAAGTATTAAATTGTTAAATAATATTGGATTTGAAAATATTTATAAAAAAAATCAGGAATATATTTCTTATCTTCATAGCTATATGCAAGAAAAACCAAAAATCAAAGTACTTTCTCCGCTTCAGCATGATGAAAGAGGAGGTACTTTCGTTTTTTCTACTAAAAATGATGAACAGTTTTTAAATTATTTAAAGCAGGAAAAAGTCTTTGTAGATAGCAAACCTAATTATGGAATTAGATTTTCACCCCATATTTACAACACATGGGATGAAATATATAAATTTAAAGAAATTGTTGAAAATTTTGAATTTTAA